The Catellatospora citrea DNA segment GCACATGCAGCACCGGGCTGGGCAGGCCTGCGTCCACCCAGGCGCGCATGTGGTCGACCATCCGGTCGGCCTCGGCTGCGGCGCGGGGCCCGTGCGCGATGGCGCCGACATCGAACCTGTCGCCGGTCCAGTTCAGCGCCGACCGGTAGGAGAACGTGCCGTTGTGCAGCACGGCCGGAGTACCGAACCGCCACGCTGGCGCGACGACACCGGTGTCCACGGCCTCCTGCTGCGCCGACAGGACCACGAACTGCTTCACCTCACTCGCCAGGCGCGCGGCCAACCACAGGTCAAGATCGGCCAGCACCGTACGGGCGGGTAAGCTCACCTCAGCCCACGCCTGCTGCCGCGGCCGCGTCAACAGGCAGCCCACAACCTCGGCGTCGACCTGCTCGCCCTCGTCGAGCCGCAGGTGGACGCCGTCGGCGACGTCGACGTAGCGGACCTGGTGTGCACCGGTGCCCTGCATCGACACGAACCCGCACAGCAGCTGGCTGTGGCTTACCAGCCGCTCGCCCGCGCGGCGCAGCGCCCAAGACCGGGTCATCCCGAACGTTCGCAGCGGCACGACCAGCACACCGTCATCGGTCAGCTGAGCGGCCCACGCCGGAGGGATGTCCCACGCACCGACTGTCACGATGATCAGGTCGTAGCGCCGGTTCGGGACAATGGGATGCTCGGCGTCGGCGCAGACGACAGTGATATCGGTGTATCCCGCGGTTGCAAGGCACGCCGTGGCCCGATCGGTGACGTCGGGGTCGATGTCTACAGTCGTCACCGAGCCCGTCGGCCCGACCAGTTCACGTAGCAGCGATGCGTTGTAGCCACCGGACCCGATCTCGAGCACGTGCCGGCCTGGCAGGCCCCCATGCAGGGCGTCGGCGGCTTGTCCTAGCATCTCCGCGATCAACGATGGGGCTGATACCGAGCTGACGGTCTCCGCCCCGCTCCGCTTGGTGACGACGGCGGTGTCAGCGCGGTAGGCCTCCTCCAGTCCGACGCCGGGGGTGAAGACGTGCCGCGGCACAGTCCGCAGCGCCCGCTCCACCTCGGGTCGCATTGACAGCCCTTTCGACGCATGGTCAGCGACCAGAAAATCGACCATCGCGCCTCGACGGTTGTCGCTGTCTGCGTCCGTAGTGCCATCTAGCTGCAATGTCATCGATATTCCCATCGCCAGCAGCGTGTCCGCTGAGTTCTATTTGTCGGAGTGTAGGCACGAACGAGGTTCTGGCCAGGTAGCGAACCCGAGCGGCGACGGGCCATGTCACCGGGACCCGGCCGCCGCCTCACAGTCAGTCCATTGACACCCGGCACAACGCCTACGTCATTAATGCGGCTAATGCGATGTGCCGGGCTCGGCGTCTAACGTGCACACGCGCGAACGCAACAAGAGGTGACGGCTTGTGTGCGTGCAGTCGCCGCGTTGCTGTCCATCGTCTAGCGTCGCAGTGTGGAACATGAGAACGTCGAACTGCGAGAGGCGGATTGCGTTGGGTAAGCCGGTGCTGTACGTCGTAGCCTGTGGCGGGCGGCCCGCTGGGGATATTGCAGCGCACCTCGACGACTGGCACGCCGACGGCTGGCGGGTATGCGTGATCGCCACTCCTTCGGCACTGAAGTTCATAGACCGGGATGTCATCAAGAAGCAGACGGGCTTCACCGTCAGGTATGACTACAAACAGCCTGACGAGCCCGATGTTCTGCCACCCGCTGATGCCTTTGCGGTCGTGCCTGCAACCTTCAACACGATCAACAAGCTGGCAGCCGGGATCAGTGACACTCTGGCTCTCGGTCTGCTGAATGAGGGCATCGGCGCGGATACCCCGATCGTCGCGGTGCCGACGCCCAATCAAGCACTCGCGAAGCATCCAGCTTTCCGGGCGAGCGTCATCGCGCTGCGTTCGTGGGGCGTCAATCTGATCTTCGACCCGCAACGGTACCCGCTCCCGACGCCCAACATGGGACCGCCGGCTGCGGCGCTGTTTCCATGGCAGGTACTACGCGATGAACTGCTGCTGATGCTGGACGGCGTTCGGCAGCCTTGATCGACCATGCGGGTTGGAGGTTTAGAGGTGGATCCCGAATACATCGGTCAGAGGGTGCGGCACTGGCGACTCAAAAGGGGGGTTAGTCAACGGACGCTAGCTGAGCTGGCGGGATTCACGCAGGGCTATATCTCGCAAATCGAGGCCGGCACGGTGTCGGTAGATAAGCGGAGCACTCAAGCTTCTATCGCTCAGGCCCTGCAGGTTTCGGTGGCAGACCTGACCGGCCAGCCTTACGATCCCCGAACCATCGAGCACTCTGCGGCAACCGCTGCGATCCCCAGACTTCGCGCGGCCTTGCTGTCGTTGTCACTGGACGCCCAGGCCGAGTCGGTTGCACCTGTAGGCGGACTTCAGCTGCGGGTGAACGAGGCTCAGGCGATGCACAACGCCTGCCGCTATGACCAACTCGTGCCTGTACTCCCCGAACTTCTCCTCGATTTGTACGCTCACCGTGCCTCCGCCGACGCGGGAGCCATGTTGGTGTGGATCACATATGCGACGACTTTCGCCGCGAAGTACCTCGGCTACGACGACCTTGCCATCCTGGCCGCCCAACAATGCAGGGCGAGCGCTGGCGAACTGGGCGATGACGCCTGGCGCGCGGTTGCAGAATTCGCGCTGTTGCACACCCTGCCACACGAGGCAAGTGCCTTGACCTCGCAGCGCGTCATTGCTGTGATCGAGCATTTCGAGCCAGCCAGCGCAGACCGTCGAGTCCGTCAGGTTTACGGAATGCTGCACCTCACTGCCGCGATGCGGGCCGCGGTCGCTGGACAGTCGACCGAGGCGATCGCACACCTGGGCGTGGCGGAAGGAGCGGCCGCGTCCATGGGCGAATCGAACTTCTCCCAGTTGTGGTTCGGTCCAACGAACGCCGCGATCTGGCGACTTGGTATCTACGCTGAGCTGCGCGAAGGCACCCGTGTCCGTGACGAGGGCCGCATAGACGTGACGAATCTGCGATCGTATAACCGCCAGGCTACCTACTACGCCGACTTGGCCCGGTGCATCGGGCAAGTGCGCGGCCGGGAAGAGCATGCGCTCTCTCTGCTGCTCCGGGCGGAGGCAATCGCCCCACAACGGGTCAGGCTTTCGCCTGCTGTCCGCGAAACCGTTGGCGCAATGATGCGGCGTGCCCGTACGAGTGCTGGGGGAGCGGAGCTACGAAAGCTGGCCGCCAGGCTCGGCACGCTCGATTAGCTCGATTAATGGTCTTGGTGGTCGGCCGACGGTTAATGGATGCAAGGCGCTGCCGCGAGGAGAGGACTCACCGCGGTTGGGCCGGTGGGCTGCCCTATAGGGCAGCCCACCTCCATCCGACCGTTGGGGAGGCCTGGGCGTGGAACGTCTATTGGTTCGGACTGGCTGGTGTGGTGTGGTACCACAGCTTGTGCCGGATGACCGTGTGTTGTTCGCTGTCCGCCGTGATTGGCCGGGCTCGCGCAACCACGAGTTCGTGGGCGCACGGCTGAACGAACAGGCGGCGACGCAGGAGCTGCTCGCCGACCGCAGGTATTGGCGGCGTGGCCCAGTGCGGCCCGCGTTGAGCGTCGTTGAGATCAGTGCTAACGATTTTCTGATTCATCGGTGTCGTCGTGAATGCATGTCGCCTGACTGCCCGGTTGCGGTGTCGGGGCTGCCGGCTGGGGTGTCGAGATGCCGCGGGTGACGCTGGCGCAGGGCCGGATTGGCCCCGTCGGGTTGTGGGTCATGGCGGTGGTGGCGTCGTCGCCATTGACGGTGCAGGTTGGTGGCATTCCGACGATGTATGCCGCCACTGGCGTAGCCGGTGTCCCGCTGGCGTTCGTGCTGGTGGCCGGTGTGCTGTATGTGATCGGGGTCGGGTATGCCGGCGCCGTCGGCCACATGCGTCACGCGGCGCCGCTATACGCGCTGATGGGCCGAGGCCTGTCGCCAGTGGCCGGTGTCGCCGCGGGGGTGTGTGCGTTGATGGGCTACCTGGCGATCGGGACGTCGCTGTACGGGCTGCTGGGCATGACGATCGTGGGCCTGTTCGGGGTCGGCCAATGGTGGGTGTGGGCGCTAGGCGCGATGGTCGTCGTCGCCGGGCTCGGCTTGCTGGGCGGGCTCGGCAACGTCGGGTTCCTCGGATTTCTCCTGGCGATTGAACTCGCGGTGATCGTCTTCTACATCGTCACCGCGCTGACGCAACGAGCTGCTCCGCTGTCGTTCGAGTCGTTCGCGCCGTCGGCGCTGCTGGTGCCGGGTATGGCCGGCACGGTGGCGTTCGCGATGGCGGCGTTCGTCGGGGTGGAGACGGTCCCGGCGTATGCGGAAGAGGCGCGCGGGGGCGCGACGGCCGTGCGGCGGGCGATGCTCGCCGCGATCGGGTTCGCCGGCGCGTTCTACGCCATCGGCGCTTGGGCGATGTCCGTGCACGCCGGGCCAGGTGGTGTGGCTCAGATCGGCTCGGATGCCAGCGCCGGGCCGCTGCAGACGCTGAGCCGGGTGTTCGGTCCTGCGGTCGGTGCGCTGGCCACGATGCTGATGGCGACCAGCGTGGTCGCGGCGATGTCAAGCTTCCACCAGGCGGGCGTGCGGTACCTGTTCGCGATGGCCCGTGAAGCGGTGCTGCCGGGGTTCCTGGCCTCTACGAACAGGTCGGGGGAGACGCCGCTTGCGGCGTCGCTGTCCCAGACCGCGCTGGCGGGGGTGGTCATCGCCGGGTTCGCGCTGTTGGGTGCTGATCCGCTGGTGATGTTCACGTGGCTGTCGACGCTGGGCGCGGTGACGCTGCTGGCGCTGCTGGTGGTCGCGTCCGCTGCGGCGCACCGGTTCTTCGCCACCGGCCAGGGCGGTAACGACAGCGTTGTGGTGCGGCGCATCGCACCGGCGACTGGCTTTGTCCTGGGCCTGCTGCTGATGGTGATGATGCTGGCCAACCTTGGTTCGCTGCTCGGGCTGCCGCCCGGCTCGAGCCGATGGCTGCTGCTGCCCACGTTGGTGGGAGCAGTGCTGGTGGCTGGGTTGGTGTGGGGTGGGGTGATCTGGCTGGCGAAGCCAGCGGTGCTGGCCGGTGTCGGCCGGGTGGTGGCCGATCCGGTCAGTTCGCCGGTGCGGCGCCTGGGCAGGATGGTGATGTGAGATGACTGCCAGGCACACCTACACCCGGCAGCAGGCGCAAGAACACACCACGCAGATGGCCGCCGGGGGCGTGGCCGCTGCCGAGCAGACCGGTCCGGACGACCGCACGCTGTACGCCGACTGGCGGTACCAGGCGGTGGAGCGGGTGCAGTTGATGGGCGCCCACTTCAAGATCAATGCGTGGGAGCAGCGGTTCAGTGCGGACCGGTTGGCGCCGCATGCCCTGGCCTATCTGTACATGCAGGCCGACTGGCGTCGTACGAAGTTCTATGAGGTCGCCGCGTCATGGCAGATGTGGCTGGACCACCCGGACGTGCGTGTGCTGCCGCAGTTGCTGTTCGAGCTGCACCACCAGTTCGCGCCGCGGGCAGCCGGGGCCGGCTTCGACGTTCGCGAGGAACTGTCGGTCGGAGCGGACAAACACATGGGCTCGGGCACCGCGGCGGTCTACGCAGGTCTCGCGGTGATCAGCCTGGACACCGAACCCGACACCGACAACCCGACGGGGACCTGGGAGAAGGTGCAGAAGACGGCGCGTTCTCCGCTGGATGTGCCCGCGCTGACCAGGATCGTGCTGACCGACGGCACCTTGATGGCCTGCCACCACGGCACCCGCGAGAAGTACAGCGCGTTCACGGTTCAGTCGAGCCGCGAGCTCAGGCCCGCGGCCCGGTCCAGGCTGTTCGAAACCTACCCGGTGGCCGCGCAGCAACTACGCGAGCACCCCAACCATCGCGACGTGCTGCGCTGGGCCGCTGAACTATGCGACACCCTCGCCCAGGCAGACAACGGCAGAGTCAGCGCGCTGAACGCCGCACAGCCCACCGGCTGGCAGGGGCGCAGGCGCTCATGACGATCATCGAGCCGCAGGACCTGGGCCCGCTGTGGGAGCGACTCGGCCACCAGTTCACCGACGACGGACGCCAGAACATCGGGTTCCCCGGCGCCACAGACATCACCTTTGACGACCTTGCCGGACTGTGGGCCGGGACACTGCTGAACAACATCGGGAGCCCGTACGACGGCGGGCACGGCCGTAACCACACCAAGGGCATTGAGCTGCAGGTCGTGAACATGGTCGCCGACATCCTGTCCGCGCCGCCCAGCCGCTGGGGGTACGTGACCGACGGGGCGACCGAGGGCACCGAGCACGCGCTGCTCGACGCCCGCCGCCGTTTCCCCGACGCGGTGATCTACGCCTCGGCCGCGGCCCATTACATGCTGGCTGAGCTGGCGGAGAAGCTGATGATGCCGTTGGTGGTCATCGGCGTCGACGACGGCGGCCGGATCGACGTGGCGGACCTGGCGGGGGAGTTGGCCCGGCGCCGGGACCGGGCGGCGGTGATCGTGGCAGTGGCGGGTACGACGATGGCCGAGGCCGTCGACGACGTGCCGGCGATCGTCGCGGCCTGCGACCGGATGTCGATCAACCGGCGGAGGATCCACGTCGACGGCGCCCTGTCG contains these protein-coding regions:
- the fxlM gene encoding methyltransferase, FxLD system: MTLQLDGTTDADSDNRRGAMVDFLVADHASKGLSMRPEVERALRTVPRHVFTPGVGLEEAYRADTAVVTKRSGAETVSSVSAPSLIAEMLGQAADALHGGLPGRHVLEIGSGGYNASLLRELVGPTGSVTTVDIDPDVTDRATACLATAGYTDITVVCADAEHPIVPNRRYDLIIVTVGAWDIPPAWAAQLTDDGVLVVPLRTFGMTRSWALRRAGERLVSHSQLLCGFVSMQGTGAHQVRYVDVADGVHLRLDEGEQVDAEVVGCLLTRPRQQAWAEVSLPARTVLADLDLWLAARLASEVKQFVVLSAQQEAVDTGVVAPAWRFGTPAVLHNGTFSYRSALNWTGDRFDVGAIAHGPRAAAEADRMVDHMRAWVDAGLPSPVLHVLPSGTPDGNLPTGTVVDKRHSRVVLTFTPA
- a CDS encoding APC family permease yields the protein MTLAQGRIGPVGLWVMAVVASSPLTVQVGGIPTMYAATGVAGVPLAFVLVAGVLYVIGVGYAGAVGHMRHAAPLYALMGRGLSPVAGVAAGVCALMGYLAIGTSLYGLLGMTIVGLFGVGQWWVWALGAMVVVAGLGLLGGLGNVGFLGFLLAIELAVIVFYIVTALTQRAAPLSFESFAPSALLVPGMAGTVAFAMAAFVGVETVPAYAEEARGGATAVRRAMLAAIGFAGAFYAIGAWAMSVHAGPGGVAQIGSDASAGPLQTLSRVFGPAVGALATMLMATSVVAAMSSFHQAGVRYLFAMAREAVLPGFLASTNRSGETPLAASLSQTALAGVVIAGFALLGADPLVMFTWLSTLGAVTLLALLVVASAAAHRFFATGQGGNDSVVVRRIAPATGFVLGLLLMVMMLANLGSLLGLPPGSSRWLLLPTLVGAVLVAGLVWGGVIWLAKPAVLAGVGRVVADPVSSPVRRLGRMVM
- a CDS encoding pyridoxal-dependent decarboxylase, whose amino-acid sequence is MTIIEPQDLGPLWERLGHQFTDDGRQNIGFPGATDITFDDLAGLWAGTLLNNIGSPYDGGHGRNHTKGIELQVVNMVADILSAPPSRWGYVTDGATEGTEHALLDARRRFPDAVIYASAAAHYMLAELAEKLMMPLVVIGVDDGGRIDVADLAGELARRRDRAAVIVAVAGTTMAEAVDDVPAIVAACDRMSINRRRIHVDGALSGLPLALVPADGVPRVDFSVRGVTSAVVSGHKFLSTLEPCGVLVYREPPLAAAAGRVSYTGTASVTLAGSRSGHTTLKLYKSLAGLGTEAHRARVRHCRDTAVYACERLRRVGVDAHRHPHAFTVYFPPPPPELTQRWVVPADDRCAHLICMPQVTRSDIDRFVHDFEVAMGKRRLLGGRRKPAMAAT
- a CDS encoding flavoprotein produces the protein MRTSNCERRIALGKPVLYVVACGGRPAGDIAAHLDDWHADGWRVCVIATPSALKFIDRDVIKKQTGFTVRYDYKQPDEPDVLPPADAFAVVPATFNTINKLAAGISDTLALGLLNEGIGADTPIVAVPTPNQALAKHPAFRASVIALRSWGVNLIFDPQRYPLPTPNMGPPAAALFPWQVLRDELLLMLDGVRQP
- a CDS encoding helix-turn-helix domain-containing protein, whose translation is MDPEYIGQRVRHWRLKRGVSQRTLAELAGFTQGYISQIEAGTVSVDKRSTQASIAQALQVSVADLTGQPYDPRTIEHSAATAAIPRLRAALLSLSLDAQAESVAPVGGLQLRVNEAQAMHNACRYDQLVPVLPELLLDLYAHRASADAGAMLVWITYATTFAAKYLGYDDLAILAAQQCRASAGELGDDAWRAVAEFALLHTLPHEASALTSQRVIAVIEHFEPASADRRVRQVYGMLHLTAAMRAAVAGQSTEAIAHLGVAEGAAASMGESNFSQLWFGPTNAAIWRLGIYAELREGTRVRDEGRIDVTNLRSYNRQATYYADLARCIGQVRGREEHALSLLLRAEAIAPQRVRLSPAVRETVGAMMRRARTSAGGAELRKLAARLGTLD